In Cydia pomonella isolate Wapato2018A chromosome 1, ilCydPomo1, whole genome shotgun sequence, one genomic interval encodes:
- the LOC133527944 gene encoding enolase-phosphatase E1-like produces MLWLQATIFITCGCLLLCNYSENRSCTQQGPSLETLLRLLAIRNQMKYPSQQQQPHTMVPYPYCKISDNIETRKSTSGSGLEYRIKLPLYKGRPIKTNIYVELPNSMFPLPKKDSTINSDYETESDRYDYDENYDDPCDYSDKESECDNEPKSSLKKTKESGKSSSTGKNLEETKQPEENKTNDETKPFKDGSSKEAKTTNGANSGKKEEPSDTSSTDQDPEVLTKPVDKKDKPKEKINDDVSKSPKDGTSKEGKNADDATSEDKGEPSDKSSTNTKPVESAKQADKKDEPKANDETKPASDQTSKDAKTTDGGNSVKKDEFSEKSSTNTKPEESTKPADNKDKPKEKITDDATKPAADEISIDVKTADGVNSEKKDKTSTDIKPENSSKPADIKDEPKEIKANDETKPVGDEASKDATITDDANGEKKDKPSDKSSTDTKPKESTKPADINDETKEIKINDETKPAADQTSKVEKTANGANSETKDKPVDKSSTDTKLEDSAKPVDNQEQPKENKTSDEVKPSVNATSKDGGSTGDVNGGNTPEASKTEDAGLPAA; encoded by the exons ATGTTGTGGCTACAAGCAACCATATTTATAACCTGCGGCTGCCTATTGTTG tGCAACTATAGTGAAAACCGGAGTTGTACGCAACAAGGGCCTTCTCTGGAGACACTCTTACGCCTATTGGCAATTCGAAACCAAATGAAGTACCCCTCTCAACAGCAACAGCCGCATACAATGGTCCCTTATCCCTACTGTAAAATCTCTGACAATATTGAAACAAGAAAATCAACATCAGGATCTGGTTTAGAGTACAGAATTAAATTGCCTCTATACAAGGGCAGACCCATCAAAACTAATATATACGTTGAACTACCTAATTCTATGTTTCCTTTACCCAAAAAAGATTCAACGATTAACAGTGATTATGAGACAGAATCCGACCGCTATGACTATGATGAAAATTATGATGATCCTTGTGACTATAGTGATAAAGAAAGCGAGTGTGATAATGAACCAAAATCATctttaaagaaaacaaaagaatCTGGTAAAAGTTCATCTACAGGCAAAAATCTAGAAGAAACAAAACAGCCAGAAGAAAATAAAACCAATGATGAAACTAAACCTTTTAAAGATGGGTCGTCAAAGGAAGCGAAGACCACGAATGGTGCAAACAGTGGAAAAAAAGAAGAACCTAGTGACACATCATCGACAGACCAAGACCCAGAAGTGTTGACCAAACCAGTAGACAAAAAAGATAAGCCCAAAGAGAAAATAAACGATGATGTGTCTAAATCTCCCAAGGATGGGACATCTAAGGAAGGGAAGAACGCAGACGATGCAACTTCTGAAGATAAAGGCGAACCAAGTGACAAATCGTCTACAAACACAAAACCAGTGGAGTCAGCCAAACAAGCCGATAAAAAAGATGAGCCAAAGGCAAACGACGAGACAAAACCTGCCTCAGATCAAACATCGAAGGATGCAAAGACCACGGATGGTGGAAATAGTGTGAAAAAAGATGAATTTAGTGAGAAATCAtctacaaatacaaaaccaGAAGAGTCAACCAAGCCAGCTGACAATAAAGATAAGCCCAAAGAAAAAATAACCGATGATGCGACAAAACCTGCCGCTGATGAAATATCAATAGATGTAAAGACCGCGGATGGTGTAAATAGTGAAAAAAAGGACAAAACATCTACAGACATAAAACCAGAAAACTCATCCAAACCAGCTGACATAAAAGATGAGCCAAAAGAAATAAAGGCAAATGATGAGACAAAACCTGTCGGCGATGAAGCATCAAAGGATGCGACGATCACGGATGATGCCAATGGTGAGAAAAAAGACAAACCTAGTGATAAATCATCTACAGACACAAAGCCAAAAGAATCCACAAAACCAGCGGACATAAACGATGAgacgaaagaaataaaaatcaatgATGAGACAAAACCTGCCGCCGATCAAACATCAAAAGTTGAAAAGACCGCAAATGGTGCAAATAGTGAAACAAAAGACAAACCTGTTGATAAATCGTCTACAGACACAAAACTAGAAGACTCAGCCAAACCAGTTGATAACCAAGAACAgcccaaagaaaataaaaccagTGATGAGGTTAAACCTTCCGTGAACGCGACTTCAAAGGATGGAGGCAGCACAGGTGACGTAAATGGCGGAAACACGCCGGAAGCCAGTAAAACAGAAGATGCAGGACTGCCTGCTGCTTGA